From a single Podarcis raffonei isolate rPodRaf1 chromosome 10, rPodRaf1.pri, whole genome shotgun sequence genomic region:
- the APPL2 gene encoding DCC-interacting protein 13-beta isoform X3, protein MQRVYGAQNEMCLATQQLSKQLLAYEKQNFALGKGDEEVISTLQYFSKVVDELNILHTELAKQLADTMVLPIIQFREKDLTEVSTLKDLFSLASNEHDVSMAKYSRLPKKRENEKLKAEVAKEVASARRKQHLSSLQYYCALNALQYRKRIAMLEPMLGYTRSQIKFFKKGAEMFTKKMDSFLSSVSSMVESVQGELDTEAEAMRVSQQDLLSVGESVYTPDFDAASPLINRNLIQKAGYLNLRNKTGLVTTTWDRLYFFTQGGNLMCQPRGAVAGGLIQDLDNCSVMAVDCEDRRYCFQITTPTGKPGITLQAESKKEYEEWICAINNISRQIYLTDNPEAVAIRLNQTALQAVTPITSFGKKQENQSPSQDVKNVEMQNDWAAPNETASIPEPTELIAPGTPIQFDIVLPATEFLDQNRGGRRTNPFGESEDGKKEDEADSLLQQMFVVRFLGSMAVKSDHTVEVIYEAMRQVLAARAIHNIFRTTESHLLVTSNDLKLIDPQTQVTRISFELASVTQFAAHQENKRLIGFVVPISESPGEESMSAYVFESNTEGEKICYAINLGKEIIEARKDPEALAQLMSSVPLTNDGKFVLLNEQSEEDNTVQGDGQEESEA, encoded by the exons AATGAAATGTGCCTGGCAACCCAGCAGCTCTCCAAGCAGCTTCTTGCATACGAGAAACAG AACTTTGCCCTGGGTAAAGGAGATGAAGAAGTGATATCCACCCTTCAGTACTTTTCAAAAGTTGTGGATGAG CTTAACATTCTGCACACCGAACTGGCCAAGCAGCTCGCAGACACCATGGTTCTCCCCATCATCCAGTTCCGTGAAAAAGACCTTACAG AAGTAAGCACTTTGAAGGATCTCTTCAGCCTTGCCAGCAACG AACACGACGTCTCCATGGCAAAGTACAGCAGGCtacccaaaaagagagagaatgaaaag CTAAAGGCGGAAGTTGCCAAAGAGGTAGCCAGTGCCCGGAGGAAGCAGCATCTCTCGTCGCTGCAGTATTACTGTGCCCTCAATGCTTTGCAGTACCGCAAGAGAATCGCCATGCTGGAGCCCATGCTGGGATATACGCGCTCCCAG ATTAAGTTTTTTAAGAAGGGAGCCGAGATGTTCACCAAAAAAATGGACAGCTTTCTATCTTCAGTCTCAAGCATGGTTGAAAG CGTACAGGGAGAATTGGACACTGAGGCAGAAGCTATGCGGGTATCTCAGCAAGATCTGCTTTCAGTTGGCGAATCAGTGTACACGCCTGACTTCGATGCAGCGTCGCCTCTCATCAACAGAAACTTGATTCAGAAGGCTGGCTACCTTAACCTTAGAAA CAAAACAGGCTTGGTGACTACAACTTGGGACAGGCTGTACTTCTTCACTCAAGGTGGGAACCTGATGTGCCAGCCCAGGGGAGCCGTCGCCGGGGGACTGATCCAGGATCTGGACAACTGCTCTGTGATGGCAGTTGACTGCGAAGACCGACGTTACTGCTTTCAGATCACCACTCCTACAGGGAAACC aGGGATAACCCTTCAGGCAGAAAGCAAGAAAGAATATGAGGAG tgGATATGTGCAATCAACAACATCTCTCGGCAGATCTATCTTACTGACAATCCTGAA GCCGTTGCCATCAGGCTGAATCAGACAGCACTGCAAGCCGTGACGCCAATCACGAGCTTTGGGAAGAAGCAGGAAAACCAATCCCCCAG CCAGGATGTGAAGAATGTGGAGATGCAGAATGACTGGGCAGCCCCAAACGAGACAGCCAGCATTCCAGAACCCACTGAGTTAATTGCACCCGGAACACCAATTCAGTTTGACATTGTTCTTCCCGCAACGGAGTTCCTGGATCAGAACAGAGGTGGCAG GCGCACAAACCCATTTGGAGAGTCAGAAGATGGCAAGAAAGAGGATGAGGCAG ATTCGCTCTTGCAGCAGATGTTTGTAGTCCGCTTTCTAGGATCGATGGCGGTCAAATCCGACCACACGGTTGAGGTGATCTACGAAGCAATGAGGCAGGTGCTGGCGGCTCGGGCCATCCACAACATTTTCCGTACAACGGAATCCCACCTCTTGGTCACCAGCAACGACCTGAA ATTAATAGATCCGCAAACCCAAGTTACGAGGATAAGT TTTGAACTTGCCAGTGTGACACAATTTGCTGCTCATCAAGAAAACAAGAGACTGATTGGGTTTGTGGTTCCCATCTCCGAGTCCCCAGGCGAAGAGTCCATGAGTGCTTACGTATTTGAGAGTAACACCGAAGGCGAAAAG ATTTGTTATGCGATAAACCTCGGGAAAGAAATCATTGAAGCTCGCAAG GATCCGGAAGCACTAGCTCAGTTAATGTCATCTGTGCCACTAACCAATGATGGGAAGTTCGTGCTCTTGAATGAGCAGTCAGAAGAGGACAACACAGTACAGGGAGATGGGCAGGAGGAGTCAGAAGCAtaa
- the APPL2 gene encoding DCC-interacting protein 13-beta isoform X2 — protein MPAVDRLRLEEALQDSPQTRSLLSVFEEDAGTLTEYTNQLLQAMQRVYGAQNEMCLATQQLSKQLLAYEKQNFALGKGDEEVISTLQYFSKVVDELNILHTELAKQLADTMVLPIIQFREKDLTVSTLKDLFSLASNEHDVSMAKYSRLPKKRENEKLKAEVAKEVASARRKQHLSSLQYYCALNALQYRKRIAMLEPMLGYTRSQIKFFKKGAEMFTKKMDSFLSSVSSMVESVQGELDTEAEAMRVSQQDLLSVGESVYTPDFDAASPLINRNLIQKAGYLNLRNKTGLVTTTWDRLYFFTQGGNLMCQPRGAVAGGLIQDLDNCSVMAVDCEDRRYCFQITTPTGKPGITLQAESKKEYEEWICAINNISRQIYLTDNPEAVAIRLNQTALQAVTPITSFGKKQENQSPSQDVKNVEMQNDWAAPNETASIPEPTELIAPGTPIQFDIVLPATEFLDQNRGGRRTNPFGESEDGKKEDEADSLLQQMFVVRFLGSMAVKSDHTVEVIYEAMRQVLAARAIHNIFRTTESHLLVTSNDLKLIDPQTQVTRISFELASVTQFAAHQENKRLIGFVVPISESPGEESMSAYVFESNTEGEKICYAINLGKEIIEARKDPEALAQLMSSVPLTNDGKFVLLNEQSEEDNTVQGDGQEESEA, from the exons AATGAAATGTGCCTGGCAACCCAGCAGCTCTCCAAGCAGCTTCTTGCATACGAGAAACAG AACTTTGCCCTGGGTAAAGGAGATGAAGAAGTGATATCCACCCTTCAGTACTTTTCAAAAGTTGTGGATGAG CTTAACATTCTGCACACCGAACTGGCCAAGCAGCTCGCAGACACCATGGTTCTCCCCATCATCCAGTTCCGTGAAAAAGACCTTACAG TAAGCACTTTGAAGGATCTCTTCAGCCTTGCCAGCAACG AACACGACGTCTCCATGGCAAAGTACAGCAGGCtacccaaaaagagagagaatgaaaag CTAAAGGCGGAAGTTGCCAAAGAGGTAGCCAGTGCCCGGAGGAAGCAGCATCTCTCGTCGCTGCAGTATTACTGTGCCCTCAATGCTTTGCAGTACCGCAAGAGAATCGCCATGCTGGAGCCCATGCTGGGATATACGCGCTCCCAG ATTAAGTTTTTTAAGAAGGGAGCCGAGATGTTCACCAAAAAAATGGACAGCTTTCTATCTTCAGTCTCAAGCATGGTTGAAAG CGTACAGGGAGAATTGGACACTGAGGCAGAAGCTATGCGGGTATCTCAGCAAGATCTGCTTTCAGTTGGCGAATCAGTGTACACGCCTGACTTCGATGCAGCGTCGCCTCTCATCAACAGAAACTTGATTCAGAAGGCTGGCTACCTTAACCTTAGAAA CAAAACAGGCTTGGTGACTACAACTTGGGACAGGCTGTACTTCTTCACTCAAGGTGGGAACCTGATGTGCCAGCCCAGGGGAGCCGTCGCCGGGGGACTGATCCAGGATCTGGACAACTGCTCTGTGATGGCAGTTGACTGCGAAGACCGACGTTACTGCTTTCAGATCACCACTCCTACAGGGAAACC aGGGATAACCCTTCAGGCAGAAAGCAAGAAAGAATATGAGGAG tgGATATGTGCAATCAACAACATCTCTCGGCAGATCTATCTTACTGACAATCCTGAA GCCGTTGCCATCAGGCTGAATCAGACAGCACTGCAAGCCGTGACGCCAATCACGAGCTTTGGGAAGAAGCAGGAAAACCAATCCCCCAG CCAGGATGTGAAGAATGTGGAGATGCAGAATGACTGGGCAGCCCCAAACGAGACAGCCAGCATTCCAGAACCCACTGAGTTAATTGCACCCGGAACACCAATTCAGTTTGACATTGTTCTTCCCGCAACGGAGTTCCTGGATCAGAACAGAGGTGGCAG GCGCACAAACCCATTTGGAGAGTCAGAAGATGGCAAGAAAGAGGATGAGGCAG ATTCGCTCTTGCAGCAGATGTTTGTAGTCCGCTTTCTAGGATCGATGGCGGTCAAATCCGACCACACGGTTGAGGTGATCTACGAAGCAATGAGGCAGGTGCTGGCGGCTCGGGCCATCCACAACATTTTCCGTACAACGGAATCCCACCTCTTGGTCACCAGCAACGACCTGAA ATTAATAGATCCGCAAACCCAAGTTACGAGGATAAGT TTTGAACTTGCCAGTGTGACACAATTTGCTGCTCATCAAGAAAACAAGAGACTGATTGGGTTTGTGGTTCCCATCTCCGAGTCCCCAGGCGAAGAGTCCATGAGTGCTTACGTATTTGAGAGTAACACCGAAGGCGAAAAG ATTTGTTATGCGATAAACCTCGGGAAAGAAATCATTGAAGCTCGCAAG GATCCGGAAGCACTAGCTCAGTTAATGTCATCTGTGCCACTAACCAATGATGGGAAGTTCGTGCTCTTGAATGAGCAGTCAGAAGAGGACAACACAGTACAGGGAGATGGGCAGGAGGAGTCAGAAGCAtaa
- the APPL2 gene encoding DCC-interacting protein 13-beta isoform X1 codes for MPAVDRLRLEEALQDSPQTRSLLSVFEEDAGTLTEYTNQLLQAMQRVYGAQNEMCLATQQLSKQLLAYEKQNFALGKGDEEVISTLQYFSKVVDELNILHTELAKQLADTMVLPIIQFREKDLTEVSTLKDLFSLASNEHDVSMAKYSRLPKKRENEKLKAEVAKEVASARRKQHLSSLQYYCALNALQYRKRIAMLEPMLGYTRSQIKFFKKGAEMFTKKMDSFLSSVSSMVESVQGELDTEAEAMRVSQQDLLSVGESVYTPDFDAASPLINRNLIQKAGYLNLRNKTGLVTTTWDRLYFFTQGGNLMCQPRGAVAGGLIQDLDNCSVMAVDCEDRRYCFQITTPTGKPGITLQAESKKEYEEWICAINNISRQIYLTDNPEAVAIRLNQTALQAVTPITSFGKKQENQSPSQDVKNVEMQNDWAAPNETASIPEPTELIAPGTPIQFDIVLPATEFLDQNRGGRRTNPFGESEDGKKEDEADSLLQQMFVVRFLGSMAVKSDHTVEVIYEAMRQVLAARAIHNIFRTTESHLLVTSNDLKLIDPQTQVTRISFELASVTQFAAHQENKRLIGFVVPISESPGEESMSAYVFESNTEGEKICYAINLGKEIIEARKDPEALAQLMSSVPLTNDGKFVLLNEQSEEDNTVQGDGQEESEA; via the exons AATGAAATGTGCCTGGCAACCCAGCAGCTCTCCAAGCAGCTTCTTGCATACGAGAAACAG AACTTTGCCCTGGGTAAAGGAGATGAAGAAGTGATATCCACCCTTCAGTACTTTTCAAAAGTTGTGGATGAG CTTAACATTCTGCACACCGAACTGGCCAAGCAGCTCGCAGACACCATGGTTCTCCCCATCATCCAGTTCCGTGAAAAAGACCTTACAG AAGTAAGCACTTTGAAGGATCTCTTCAGCCTTGCCAGCAACG AACACGACGTCTCCATGGCAAAGTACAGCAGGCtacccaaaaagagagagaatgaaaag CTAAAGGCGGAAGTTGCCAAAGAGGTAGCCAGTGCCCGGAGGAAGCAGCATCTCTCGTCGCTGCAGTATTACTGTGCCCTCAATGCTTTGCAGTACCGCAAGAGAATCGCCATGCTGGAGCCCATGCTGGGATATACGCGCTCCCAG ATTAAGTTTTTTAAGAAGGGAGCCGAGATGTTCACCAAAAAAATGGACAGCTTTCTATCTTCAGTCTCAAGCATGGTTGAAAG CGTACAGGGAGAATTGGACACTGAGGCAGAAGCTATGCGGGTATCTCAGCAAGATCTGCTTTCAGTTGGCGAATCAGTGTACACGCCTGACTTCGATGCAGCGTCGCCTCTCATCAACAGAAACTTGATTCAGAAGGCTGGCTACCTTAACCTTAGAAA CAAAACAGGCTTGGTGACTACAACTTGGGACAGGCTGTACTTCTTCACTCAAGGTGGGAACCTGATGTGCCAGCCCAGGGGAGCCGTCGCCGGGGGACTGATCCAGGATCTGGACAACTGCTCTGTGATGGCAGTTGACTGCGAAGACCGACGTTACTGCTTTCAGATCACCACTCCTACAGGGAAACC aGGGATAACCCTTCAGGCAGAAAGCAAGAAAGAATATGAGGAG tgGATATGTGCAATCAACAACATCTCTCGGCAGATCTATCTTACTGACAATCCTGAA GCCGTTGCCATCAGGCTGAATCAGACAGCACTGCAAGCCGTGACGCCAATCACGAGCTTTGGGAAGAAGCAGGAAAACCAATCCCCCAG CCAGGATGTGAAGAATGTGGAGATGCAGAATGACTGGGCAGCCCCAAACGAGACAGCCAGCATTCCAGAACCCACTGAGTTAATTGCACCCGGAACACCAATTCAGTTTGACATTGTTCTTCCCGCAACGGAGTTCCTGGATCAGAACAGAGGTGGCAG GCGCACAAACCCATTTGGAGAGTCAGAAGATGGCAAGAAAGAGGATGAGGCAG ATTCGCTCTTGCAGCAGATGTTTGTAGTCCGCTTTCTAGGATCGATGGCGGTCAAATCCGACCACACGGTTGAGGTGATCTACGAAGCAATGAGGCAGGTGCTGGCGGCTCGGGCCATCCACAACATTTTCCGTACAACGGAATCCCACCTCTTGGTCACCAGCAACGACCTGAA ATTAATAGATCCGCAAACCCAAGTTACGAGGATAAGT TTTGAACTTGCCAGTGTGACACAATTTGCTGCTCATCAAGAAAACAAGAGACTGATTGGGTTTGTGGTTCCCATCTCCGAGTCCCCAGGCGAAGAGTCCATGAGTGCTTACGTATTTGAGAGTAACACCGAAGGCGAAAAG ATTTGTTATGCGATAAACCTCGGGAAAGAAATCATTGAAGCTCGCAAG GATCCGGAAGCACTAGCTCAGTTAATGTCATCTGTGCCACTAACCAATGATGGGAAGTTCGTGCTCTTGAATGAGCAGTCAGAAGAGGACAACACAGTACAGGGAGATGGGCAGGAGGAGTCAGAAGCAtaa